One region of Polaribacter pectinis genomic DNA includes:
- a CDS encoding CAL67264 family membrane protein — protein sequence MGMNKNTVLGWATFIMILVGLGLIALGAFRYDDVAGWGFASVGAGFFAIAWVFNALKGRV from the coding sequence ATGGGAATGAATAAAAATACAGTTTTAGGCTGGGCAACTTTTATAATGATATTGGTAGGATTAGGCCTAATAGCATTAGGGGCATTTAGGTATGATGATGTTGCTGGATGGGGATTTGCATCAGTTGGAGCAGGTTTCTTTGCAATTGCTTGGGTTTTTAATGCTTTAAAAGGAAGAGTTTAA
- a CDS encoding DinB family protein, translating into MIKAIEENLLRGKKLLENISNEEYANTSVAPYHSSIGCHIRHILDVFSCIFKELENNVIDFSVRERNELAEIKTVVGIEYFNSIILKLKALKEEDFNKIIKVSDDLGSGKVTANYTLSAVLMQTQSHTIHHYASIGYLIYQLGIDLPDADFGFNPTTPKKVFN; encoded by the coding sequence ATGATAAAAGCAATTGAAGAAAATTTATTAAGAGGAAAAAAATTATTAGAAAATATAAGCAATGAAGAATACGCAAATACATCTGTAGCTCCATATCATTCAAGTATAGGTTGTCATATTCGTCATATTTTAGATGTGTTTTCTTGTATTTTTAAAGAATTAGAAAATAATGTTATAGATTTTTCTGTAAGAGAAAGAAATGAGCTGGCTGAAATAAAAACAGTAGTGGGAATTGAATATTTTAATTCAATTATTCTTAAACTAAAAGCTCTTAAAGAAGAAGATTTTAATAAAATAATTAAAGTTTCCGACGATTTAGGTTCTGGAAAAGTAACTGCTAATTATACCCTTTCTGCTGTACTAATGCAAACGCAAAGTCATACAATTCATCATTATGCAAGTATTGGTTATCTTATTTATCAATTAGGAATTGACTTGCCTGATGCAGATTTTGGCTTTAATCCAACAACTCCAAAAAAGGTGTTTAATTAA
- the ettA gene encoding energy-dependent translational throttle protein EttA: protein MSDDKKVIFSMNKLSKTYQSTGKQVLKDIYLSFFYGAKIGILGLNGSGKSTLLKIIAGVEKNFQGDVTFSPGYKVGYLEQEPQLDPEKTVLEIVKEGVAETVAILDEYNKINDMFGLEEVYSDADKMEKLMAQQAELQDKIDAANAWELDTKLEIAMDALRTPDSDKKIGVLSGGEKRRVALCRLLLQEPEILLLDEPTNHLDAESVHWLEHHLAQYKGTVIAVTHDRYFLDNVAGWILELDRGEGIPWKGNYSSWLDQKSQRMAQESKTASKRQKTLERELDWVRQGAKGRQTKQKARLKNYDKLMSQDQKQVDEKLEIYIPNGPRLGTNVIEAAGVSKAYGDKLLYENLEFNLPQAGIVGIIGPNGAGKTTIFRMIMGEETPDAGEFKVGETTKIAYVDQDHSDINPDKTIWENFSDGQDLVMMGGKQVNSRAYLSRFNFSGSEQNKKVSTLSGGERNRLHLAMTLKEEGNVLLLDEPTNDLDVNTLRALEEGLENFAGCAVVISHDRWFLDRVCTHILAFEGNSEVYFFEGSFSDYEENKKKRLGGDLMPKRIKYKKLIR, encoded by the coding sequence ATGAGTGACGATAAGAAAGTGATCTTTTCGATGAATAAGTTGTCTAAAACTTATCAATCTACTGGAAAACAAGTTTTAAAAGACATTTATTTAAGTTTTTTCTATGGAGCAAAAATTGGTATTCTTGGTTTAAATGGTTCAGGAAAATCAACTTTATTAAAAATTATTGCTGGTGTAGAAAAGAATTTTCAAGGAGATGTAACTTTTTCTCCTGGTTATAAAGTAGGTTATTTAGAACAAGAGCCACAACTAGATCCAGAAAAAACAGTTTTAGAAATTGTTAAAGAAGGTGTTGCAGAAACTGTTGCTATTTTAGATGAATACAACAAAATAAACGACATGTTTGGTTTAGAGGAAGTATATTCTGATGCTGATAAGATGGAAAAACTAATGGCGCAACAAGCAGAGCTTCAAGATAAAATTGATGCTGCAAATGCGTGGGAATTAGATACCAAGTTAGAAATTGCAATGGATGCTTTAAGAACTCCAGATTCTGATAAAAAAATCGGAGTTTTATCTGGTGGAGAAAAAAGACGTGTTGCACTTTGTAGATTATTATTACAAGAACCAGAAATTTTATTACTAGATGAGCCAACGAACCACTTAGATGCAGAATCTGTACATTGGTTAGAGCACCATTTAGCACAATATAAAGGAACTGTAATTGCAGTAACACATGATAGATATTTCTTGGATAATGTTGCAGGTTGGATTTTAGAATTAGATAGAGGTGAAGGAATTCCTTGGAAAGGTAATTACTCTTCTTGGTTAGACCAAAAATCTCAAAGAATGGCGCAAGAAAGCAAAACTGCTTCAAAACGTCAGAAAACTTTAGAACGAGAGTTAGATTGGGTTCGTCAAGGAGCAAAAGGTCGTCAAACAAAGCAGAAAGCACGTTTGAAGAATTACGACAAGTTAATGAGTCAAGACCAAAAACAAGTTGATGAAAAATTAGAAATTTATATTCCTAATGGACCACGTTTAGGAACAAATGTAATAGAAGCTGCAGGAGTTTCTAAAGCATATGGAGATAAATTATTATATGAAAATTTAGAATTTAATTTGCCTCAAGCAGGAATTGTTGGAATTATTGGACCAAATGGTGCTGGTAAAACAACTATTTTTAGAATGATTATGGGAGAAGAAACTCCTGATGCTGGTGAATTTAAAGTAGGTGAAACTACAAAGATTGCTTATGTAGATCAAGACCATTCAGATATAAACCCTGATAAAACAATTTGGGAGAATTTTTCTGATGGACAAGATTTAGTAATGATGGGAGGAAAGCAAGTTAATTCTCGTGCTTATTTAAGTCGTTTTAATTTCTCTGGAAGTGAGCAAAATAAAAAAGTTTCTACATTATCTGGAGGAGAAAGAAACCGTTTGCATTTAGCAATGACCTTAAAAGAAGAAGGGAACGTTTTACTTTTAGATGAGCCAACAAATGATTTAGATGTAAATACTTTAAGAGCATTAGAAGAAGGTTTAGAAAACTTTGCTGGTTGTGCAGTGGTTATTAGTCACGATAGATGGTTTTTAGATAGAGTTTGTACACATATTTTAGCGTTTGAAGGAAATAGTGAAGTTTATTTCTTTGAAGGTTCATTCTCTGATTATGAAGAGAATAAGAAGAAACGTTTAGGTGGAGATTTAATGCCAAAACGTATTAAGTATAAGAAGTTGATTAGATAA